The Terriglobales bacterium region CCAGAAAATTGCGAAACGCCTCCGGCACGATGCCCTGGTCGCGGTAGGCGATTACCGAAGTGGCACCGTGGCGCTTCGAGAGGCGCGTCTTGTCGGGACCGAGGATGAGCGGCACGTGTGCGAATACCGGCAGCGCCGCTCCCAGGGCCTGATAGAGCAGCACCTGCTTGGGCGTGTTGGAGAGGTGGTCGGCGCCGCGGATTACGTGCGAGATGCGCATCTCGATGTCATCCGCCACTATGCTCAGGTGATAGGTAGGCCCGCCGTCGGAGCGCAGTAGGACGAAGTCTTCGAGCTCGGCGTTCGAGAATTCCACGCGCCCGAAGACGCCGTCGTCGAAACCCGTCTGCCCGCTCTGTGGCACGGCGAAGCGCACGGCGCAGGCGTCGCCCGCAGCGCGCCGGCGATCGGCTTCGGCGGCTGGGATCTTGCGGCACTCGCCTCCGCAGCGCGGCGGACGTCCCGCGGCCTGGGCCGCGGCGCGCCGCTGCTCCAGTTGCTCCTTGGTGCAGAAGCAGTAGTAGGCGTGACCGCCAGCCACCAGGCGCCCAGCCGCCACGCGGTAAGACTCCATGCGCTCAGTCTGAGAGTACGGGCCTTCGTCCCAATCCAGCCCCAGCCAGCGCATCCCCTCGAGGATGCCCTCGACCATCTCCGGTGTAGAGCGCTCGAGGTCGGTGTCCTCAATGCGCAGCAGGAGGCGACCGCCGTGATGGCGGGCGAACAGCCAGTTGAACAGCGCGGTGCGCGCCCCGCCCACGTGCAGGTATCCCGTAGGAGAGGGAGCGAATCGCACGCGGATCTCGTCGGAAGGGCTCATGCGGGCCAGAAACCGATGTTACGGGCCGCTGGAAACAAGCGTCAAGTCGCGGTTTTTCAGGTACTTAAGTAATCGCCCGGTACCAGTCTTTGTATTGACTCGACTTCGGCGGCCC contains the following coding sequences:
- the gltX gene encoding glutamate--tRNA ligase — translated: MRFAPSPTGYLHVGGARTALFNWLFARHHGGRLLLRIEDTDLERSTPEMVEGILEGMRWLGLDWDEGPYSQTERMESYRVAAGRLVAGGHAYYCFCTKEQLEQRRAAAQAAGRPPRCGGECRKIPAAEADRRRAAGDACAVRFAVPQSGQTGFDDGVFGRVEFSNAELEDFVLLRSDGGPTYHLSIVADDIEMRISHVIRGADHLSNTPKQVLLYQALGAALPVFAHVPLILGPDKTRLSKRHGATSVIAYRDQGIVPEAFRNFLALLGWTPPDSSKEILHDAELISLFGLEGISRSNAVFDNAKLDWFNSEYIRAYPASELEPLVEEEWKKAGVQPARSDREWLFSTIDLLKPRARNLKDFATSFRAFFTDDYETDSAAAAKYLKDGAVRELLAELGARYAGTANGFTEESAEKILRELAAEKNVKAGALINGARVALTGQAVAPSLFAVMVALGKDKTVARLRSASTLAAG